One Ahaetulla prasina isolate Xishuangbanna chromosome 17, ASM2864084v1, whole genome shotgun sequence genomic window carries:
- the TOMM40L gene encoding mitochondrial import receptor subunit TOM40B: MGNIFAPFSAPRKGVRRAEGLSNPGSFDELHRKCKDVFPQQIEGVKLIINKSLSSHFQVAHTIHMSTVGHSGYHLNTTYVGDQQLNPTETFPTLIGDISNVGSLSAQILHLIAERIRTKAVFQTQQAKFTTWQFDTEYRGDDYTATLTLGNPDLINESVILVAHFLQSMTSRLVLGGELVYHRRAGEEGTIVTLAGKYTALKWIATLNLGYGGAHASYYHRANDQIQVGVEFEANTRLQETSFAYGYQLTLPEANMIFKGFLDSNWCVGAVLEKKIPPLPVTLALGAFLNHWKHRFHCGFSIIVG; this comes from the exons atggggaatatattcgcccccttctccgccccgCGGAAAGGGGTTCGCCGGGCCGAAGGACTCTCCAACCCGGGGAGCTTCGACGAACTTCACCGCAAATGCAAAG aTGTTTTCCCTCAACAAATTGAAGGTGTCAAGCTGATCATTAATAAATCTCTCAGTAGCCACTTCCAG gTAGCTCATACCATTCATATGAGCACCGTTGGCCACTCAGGTTACCACCTGAACACGACATATGTGGGGGATCAACAGCTTAATCCTACAGAG ACTTTTCCCACCCTTATTGGCGATATTAGCAACGTCGGGAGCCTCAGTGCCCAAATTCTCCACCTTATAGCGGAACGGATACGAACCAAAGCGGTTTTCCAG ACACAACAGGCCAAATTCACCACTTGGCAGTTTGATACTGAATATCGCGGGGATGATTATACAGCCACCCTGACGCTGGGCAACCCCGATCTGATCAACGAATCAG TTATTCTTGTTGCACACTTCCTCCAGAGCATGACGTCACGGTTGGTTCTAGGGGGTGAATTGGTGTATCACCGACGTGCTGGAGAAGAAGGAACCATTGTTACTCTGGCTGGCAAGTACACGG CTCTCAAGTGGATAGCTACTCTTAATTTGGGGTATGGCGGGGCCCATGCCAGTTACTACCATCGAGCTAATGATCAG ATTCAGGTTGGTGTGGAATTCGAAGCCAACACTCGGCTGCAGGAGACAAGCTTCGCTTACGGGTATCAGCTCACCCTGCCCGAAGCCAACATGATCTTCAAGG gCTTTCTGGACAGTAACTGGTGCGTGGGGGCAGTCCTGGAGAAGAAAATCCCGCCATTGCCTGTGACCTTAGCGCTGGGCGCCTTCCTCAATCATTGGAAACACCGGTTCCATTGCGGATTCAGCATCATTGTGGGTTGA
- the NR1I3 gene encoding nuclear receptor subfamily 1 group I member 3 isoform X3, translating to MENSSDGEGRNPWGEPDLEVGEEKTCAVCGDRASGYHFHVMTCEGCKGFFRRTVLKGIQFTCPFTQSCPITKAKRRQCQACRYKKCLAVGMRKDMIMSEDALYARRALRKQKMQKSPPILPAELPDDGGLSPEQEQLIEILTEAHKKHFDSTFSQFIHYQPPVRLCLHNPDTGASQDPSFPSLYLLPSHEDPSEEALPDVFSLLPLFADLSTFMIQQVIQFAKAIPTFRNLPMDDQISLLKGATLEICQIQFNTVFNEETNAWKCGSHCYTIQDGALAGFQQIYLEPLLKFHISLKKLRLHEAEYVLLQALVLFYPDHMDVTQREEIDRTQEKIALTLKKYIDHRHPGPEGRFLYAKLLLLLTELRTLKVENTRQILHIDDSQNLSSLTPLLSEIIS from the exons ATGGAGAATTCCTCGGATGGCGAAGGCAGGAACCCGTGGGGTGAACCCGACCTGGAAGTTGGGGAAGAGAAGACGTGTGCCGTGTGCGGAGACCGAGCCAGCGGCTACCACTTCCACGTCATGACCTGTGAAGGCTGCAAAGGGTTTTTCCG GAGGACAGTGCTGAAGGGCATCCAGTTCACTTGCCCCTTCACGCAGAGCTGCCCCATCACCAAAGCCAAGCGGAGACAATGCCAGGCTTGTCGGTACAAGAAATGCCTCGCGGTGGGCATGAGGAAGGACA TGATCATGTCGGAAGACGCCCTCTACGCCCGCCGAGCGCTGCGTAAACAGAAGATGCAGAAATCTCCCCCGATTCTTCCAGCCGAACTCCCGGACGATGGTGGCTTGTCTCCGGAgcaggaacagctgattgagaTCCTAACCGAAGCCCACAAGAAACACTTCGATTCCACTTTCTCCCAGTTCATCCACTACCAA CCGCCGGTCCGTCTCTGCCTCCACAATCCGGACACCGGAGCTTCTCAggacccttccttcccttctctgtaTCTCCTGCCCTCCCACGAGGACCCTTCGGAGGAGGCCCTGCCCGAcgtcttctccctccttcccttgttTGCCGATCTCAGCACCTTCATGATCCAGCAGGTCATCCAGTTCGCCAAAGCCATCCCGACTTTTAG AAATCTGCCCATGGATGACCAGATCTCCCTTCTAAAAGGAGCCACGCTGGAGATCTGTCAGATCCAGTTCAACACGGTGTTCAACGAGGAAACGAACGCTTGGAAATGTGGCTCGCACTGCTACACCATCCAAGATGGCGCCCTGG CTGGATTCCAACAGATTTATTTAGAGCCGCTGCTGAAATTTCACATCAGTTTGAAGAAACTGAGGCTCCACGAAGCCGAGTACGTTTTGCTCCAAGCTCTGGTGTTGTTCTATCCAG ACCACATGGACGTGACCCAACGGGAGGAGATCGATCGGACGCAAGAGAAGATTGCCCTCACCTTGAAGAAATATATCGATCACCGGCACCCAGGGCCTGAAGGCAG gtttctctATGCGAAACTTCTCCTGCTGTTGACCGAGCTTCGGACGCTAAAAGTGGAAAACACACGTCAGATCCTTCATATCGACGACAGCCAAAACCTTTCTTCCTTGACCCCGCTCCTCTCCGAAATCATCAGCTAA
- the NR1I3 gene encoding nuclear receptor subfamily 1 group I member 3 isoform X2 produces MLLQASRKPAPGTMENSSDGEGRNPWGEPDLEVGEEKTCAVCGDRASGYHFHVMTCEGCKGFFRRTVLKGIQFTCPFTQSCPITKAKRRQCQACRYKKCLAVGMRKDMIMSEDALYARRALRKQKMQKSPPILPAELPDDGGLSPEQEQLIEILTEAHKKHFDSTFSQFIHYQPPVRLCLHNPDTGASQDPSFPSLYLLPSHEDPSEEALPDVFSLLPLFADLSTFMIQQVIQFAKAIPTFRNLPMDDQISLLKGATLEICQIQFNTVFNEETNAWKCGSHCYTIQDGALAGFQQIYLEPLLKFHISLKKLRLHEAEYVLLQALVLFYPDHMDVTQREEIDRTQEKIALTLKKYIDHRHPGPEGRFLYAKLLLLLTELRTLKVENTRQILHIDDSQNLSSLTPLLSEIIS; encoded by the exons GAAACCGGCGCCTGGCACCATGGAGAATTCCTCGGATGGCGAAGGCAGGAACCCGTGGGGTGAACCCGACCTGGAAGTTGGGGAAGAGAAGACGTGTGCCGTGTGCGGAGACCGAGCCAGCGGCTACCACTTCCACGTCATGACCTGTGAAGGCTGCAAAGGGTTTTTCCG GAGGACAGTGCTGAAGGGCATCCAGTTCACTTGCCCCTTCACGCAGAGCTGCCCCATCACCAAAGCCAAGCGGAGACAATGCCAGGCTTGTCGGTACAAGAAATGCCTCGCGGTGGGCATGAGGAAGGACA TGATCATGTCGGAAGACGCCCTCTACGCCCGCCGAGCGCTGCGTAAACAGAAGATGCAGAAATCTCCCCCGATTCTTCCAGCCGAACTCCCGGACGATGGTGGCTTGTCTCCGGAgcaggaacagctgattgagaTCCTAACCGAAGCCCACAAGAAACACTTCGATTCCACTTTCTCCCAGTTCATCCACTACCAA CCGCCGGTCCGTCTCTGCCTCCACAATCCGGACACCGGAGCTTCTCAggacccttccttcccttctctgtaTCTCCTGCCCTCCCACGAGGACCCTTCGGAGGAGGCCCTGCCCGAcgtcttctccctccttcccttgttTGCCGATCTCAGCACCTTCATGATCCAGCAGGTCATCCAGTTCGCCAAAGCCATCCCGACTTTTAG AAATCTGCCCATGGATGACCAGATCTCCCTTCTAAAAGGAGCCACGCTGGAGATCTGTCAGATCCAGTTCAACACGGTGTTCAACGAGGAAACGAACGCTTGGAAATGTGGCTCGCACTGCTACACCATCCAAGATGGCGCCCTGG CTGGATTCCAACAGATTTATTTAGAGCCGCTGCTGAAATTTCACATCAGTTTGAAGAAACTGAGGCTCCACGAAGCCGAGTACGTTTTGCTCCAAGCTCTGGTGTTGTTCTATCCAG ACCACATGGACGTGACCCAACGGGAGGAGATCGATCGGACGCAAGAGAAGATTGCCCTCACCTTGAAGAAATATATCGATCACCGGCACCCAGGGCCTGAAGGCAG gtttctctATGCGAAACTTCTCCTGCTGTTGACCGAGCTTCGGACGCTAAAAGTGGAAAACACACGTCAGATCCTTCATATCGACGACAGCCAAAACCTTTCTTCCTTGACCCCGCTCCTCTCCGAAATCATCAGCTAA